Proteins encoded in a region of the Nicotiana tomentosiformis chromosome 9, ASM39032v3, whole genome shotgun sequence genome:
- the LOC104111707 gene encoding peroxidase 25: MGNTILNLCFVFLFMSMVLPVLGQGGLKTGFYSSSCSKAESIVRSTVEAEFNKDPTIAAALLRLHFHDCFVQGCDGSILISGTSAERNAVTNLGLRGFEVIDNAKKQLETSCPGVVSCADILALVARDAVDLSGGPSWGVPTGRRDGRISSSSEALNLPSPLDTIDVQRKKFTAKGLDDHDLVTLVGAHTIGQTECRFFNYRLYNFTTTGNADPSINVAFLAQLQTLCPKGGDGLKKVALDKESQLNFDVSFFKNVRDGNGILESDQRLLGDPSTRRIVENYAGNVRGLLGLRFNFNFPKAMIKMSSIEIKIGTQGEIRKVCSKFN; this comes from the exons ATGGGAAATACCATTCTAAACttgtgttttgtttttctttttatgtcTATGGTTTTGCCTGTTCTTGGCCAAGGAGGACTAAAAACCGGGTTTTATTCATCGTCATGCTCAAAAGCCGAGTCTATAGTAAGATCAACCGTTGAAGCAGAGTTTAATAAAGATCCTACGATTGCTGCAGCTTTACTTAGGCTTCATTTCCATGATTGTTTTGTTCAG GGTTGTGACGGTTCTATTTTGATATCGGGAACTTCTGCTGAGAGAAATGCAGTGACTAATTTGGGACTAAGAGGATTTGAGGTGATTGATAATGCAAAAAAACAGCTTGAGACTTCATGTCCTGGTGTTGTTTCCTGTGCTGACATCCTAGCATTAGTTGCTCGTGACGCTGTAGACTTG AGTGGAGGTCCAAGCTGGGGAGTGCCTACTGGAAGAAGAGATGGTAGGATCTCTTCATCGTCAGAGGCCTTAAATTTACCTTCACCGTTGGATACAATTGATGTCCAAAGGAAAAAGTTTACAGCCAAAGGCCTAGATGATCATGATCTTGTCACCCTTGTTG GTGCACATACAATTGGCCAGACAGAATGCAGATTCTTTAATTATCGACTATACAACTTCACAACAACAGGAAATGCAGATCCAAGCATAAACGTAGCATTCTTGGCACAATTACAGACTCTATGCCCCAAAGGTGGCGATGGTTTGAAAAAGGTAGCTTTAGACAAAGAAAGCCAGTTGAATTTTGATGTAAGTTTTTTCAAGAATGTAAGAGATGGAAATGGAATTCTTGAGTCAGACCAGAGGCTGTTGGGTGACCCTTCCACAAGAAGGATTGTGGAAAATTATGCAGGGAATGTAAGGGGATTGTTAGGATTGAGATTCAATTTTAACTTTCCAAAGGCTATGATCAAAATGAGCAGCATTGAGATTAAGATTGGCACTCAAGGGGAGATCAGAAAAGTTTGTTCCAAGTTCAATTAA